The stretch of DNA GACGCCTATATTCAGGCCAACATCGTTGGCTTCCAGCACATGATTGACCTGGCCAAGGAAGCAAAGGTCGAACATTTCGTCTACGCGTCCTCAAGCTCCGTTTACGGATCAAACGAAAAGATGCCGTTCGCAACGGCAGACAGTGTGGATCATCCGGTAAGCCTCTATGCCGCCACCAAGAAGGCCAACGAGCTGGTGGCGCACACCTATTCGCACCTCTATGACCTGCCCACGACTGGCCTGCGGTTCTTCACGGTCTATGGCCCCTGGGGACGGCCGGACATGTCGCTGTTCCTGTTCACCCGCAAGATCATTGCAGGCGAGCCGATTGACGTGTTCAACCACGGCAAGCACCGCCGAGACTTCACCTATATCGATGACATTGTGGATGGTGTCATCCGCGTGGCCGACAACACACCGACCGCAAACCCGGACTACGACCCGCTTTCAGGTGATCCAGCCGCCAGCCATGCGCCCTATCGGGTCTACAATATCGGCAACAACAAGCCTGTTGAGCTGATGACGTTCATCGAAACAATCGAAAAGCATCTGGGTCTTGAAGCCAAAAAGAACTTCCTGCCCCTCCAGCCCGGCGACGTTCCCGCCACCTATGCAGACATCGAGCCCCTGCGCCGTGACACAGGCTTTGAGCCGCGCACCTCGATTGACGAGGGCATTGGCAACTTCATCGACTGGTACCGCACGTTCTACAACTAGAACAACGGCCTAGCGCTCATACAAAGCAGCAAACCGGTCAACGCACACGTCCATCGAAAATGATCGCTCAATGTGGTCGCGCGCACGGGCGCCCACGGCCGCGCGCTCGCCCGGTGTCAGCTGCGCCATCGTAGCGATGGCGGCACTCAGAGCCATTGAGTCTTCCGCAGGTACCACGCGGCCGTACTCATCCACAATCAGCGATACATCACCCACATCCGTGGCAACAGCAGGCAGCCCCGCTGCCATGCCTTCAGCCACGGCATTGGGAAATCCTTCGCTCTTGGACCCCAGAACGACCATGTCACAGGCGGACAAAATCTCCGGCACATCGCGGCGCATGCCCAGCACCACATGCTGCCCCGCATCCAGCTTTTCCGTGTCCGTTCCAACGAACACGCCAGTGACACCACCCGCATGATCCAGCGCCGCAATGGTCCCCGGCAGATCCTTGGCCGGATCGTTGCGCGCAATGACAGCGGCGGCAATTGCATGTTCACCCAACCCAAGAGACGCCCGCATTGAGTCGCGCCTGTCAGGCAGGGGACGAAACCGCTGTGTATCAATTCCGTTCTGAATGACCTGTAGCTTCTCAGGTGAAAAGCCCAGTTTCTGATGAGCCTCACGGCCCGCATCACTGTTGAAGACCACAGCACCCGGCCTACGGGACAGCCAGGCACCCAGTTTCACCACAAGACGCAGGCTCCAGCCATAATCTGCCGGGTCCATTTCAACAGATCGAATATTCCAGATGAGCTTTGCACGTGGTGCTGAGACCGCGGCCACAAGCGCCGCCACAAGGTTCGCGTGGTACAGCCAGCCCTGAACCACATCCGGGTTGAACGCTTTCATGCAGCGCGCCAGCCGCAGCAATCCACGCGGATCAGGTACACCGCGCGACATGCCAAGCTCATGCACCACAAAGCCCGCGTCACGCAGGGTGGTGGCGTGATCGCCCCCATCCACCATTACGGCAATTTCCTGCTCGATGCCGCGCGCGCGCAGTTTTGGCGCCAGCCCGGCCAGAAACCCTTCCGTGCCGCCACGGTCCAGTGATGTTATGACGTGCAGGACGCGGCGACTGGACATGAAATCTCTATCGTTTCCCTTGAGCCTCTAGGTGCTTACCCCTAAGAAATCCTGCGCGCAACGGCGCACCGCAATCGGACCCTGACGACGTGAGTGCAAACAAGCCCAATTTGATGTTCCTGATCCGCAGCCTGGAAACCGGCGGTGCGGAGCGCCAGCTTGTCGCTCTGGCAAACGGGCTGGCCGACACTGGCTGGGCCATCAGCGTGGTCACCTACTATCCCGGCGGCGATCTTGAAGGCACCCTTTCCCCCAGGATTGCCCGGCACGACTTGGGTAAAACAAGCCGCTGGCACCTCATTGGCCCTCTGCTCACCTACCTTTCACTCATCCGGCGCATCCGCCCGCAGGCCGTTCACAGCTACATGGACAGCGCCAATCTTCTGGCCGCAGCGCTTCGGCTTTTTGCGAAGCCTCACAAGCTCATCTGGGGCATTCGCACGTCAGACATGCGCGACGGCCATCAGGATGCGTTGCAAAAGCTGCTGTTCCGCCTCGAAACGCGCCTGTCGCGATCAGCGGACCTGATCATTGCCAATTCACAGACCGGCCTGGCATTCGCCCAGAGCCAGGGTCTGAGCACATCAAATGGCATTGCCATCCGCAATGGCATCAACACCGAAAAATTCAGCCGCAACGAACAGGCCGGCACAGCCTTGCGCAACAGTCTCGGCATCCCCGCCGTCGCGCCCGTCATCTCAATAGTGGCCCGCCTTGATCCCGTGAAAGGACATGGCGTGCTGCTTGAGGCTTTCTCCATCCTTGAGGACAAACACACACACCTGATCATTGCCGGTGGCGGGCCAGACACCCTGCGAACGGGCCTTGAAGAACAGGCCGCATCCCTTGGCATCACAGACCGTGTGCACTTCCTTGGAAACGTCACGGACACACAAGCCGTCTACAGCGCCAGCGACATTGCTGTTTTGTCTTCGCTCTATGGCGAAGGCACACCCAATGCTCCCGCCGAAGCCATGGCCTGTGGGACACCCTGCGTCGTTACTGAGCTTGGCGATGGTCCGTTCGTCGTTGGAGACACTGGCGAAACAGCACCGCCCGGTGACGCCCAGGCGCTTTCCACTGCGATTGGGCATCTGTTGCATCGCGTGAGGTCAGAGCCTGACCTGCGCCATCGCGCCCGCACACGCATAGAAGAGGAACTGTCCGTATCCAAACTGATAGCGGACACCGAGGCCGCACTTGAACGCGCTCTCGAAAAGTAGCTACTACCGGTTCTCTGAAATAAACCTGTCGAGCATGTCGCTCACGCTCATGGGCGTGTAGCCATACTCGTCCTGTGCCCGCGCACTGTCGATGAGGAACGTCCGCAGCTTTCGGTCGCCGACACTGATCTCAGATGTCGTATCCAGCCCTTGCGCAAGCCGCGTCACCACATCACGCACAACCATATCGCCCCCGGCACCAACGGCAGTCATATGGGCGCCGGTACGCTCGCCCGACAGCCAGCCAAAGATCATCTGGGTCAGGTCTTCAATGTGGCAGGCATTGTTGAACCGCACATCGGGGTTCACATAACTCAATGGCAACCCGGCCTTAAGCTTTCGCACACATTCAGAAAGCCAGTTCCGTTTGGAGCCCGGGCCGATAACCGCCGGCAGGCGGATCGACAGGGAAGGAAGTTGATCCTTCACATCTTCCAGGAGCCGCTCACCCAGCAGCTTGGTCAACCCATAGGCATCCGGATTGACCGATGGTGTCGCATCGCTGACCACATCATCGGCAACGTCGCCGAAGGCGGAAAAGGATGAGAAGAAAACGAATGCCTTGGCCTCACAGGCCAGCGCATGCCGGACCAGGGCCTGCGTCGCAGCCACATTGTCGCCGAGCATCTGATCAACGGTGATCCCGTCCCAGATCGACGTCGCAGCTGCATGCACAACCGCATCTACCGCAGGCAGGTCTTCACCTGCAGCAAGGTCTGCATGCACAACTGAAAAACGGGCTGCCGCATCCGCATCATCCGGCGGCGTCACCGGACTGGACCGGGTGAGTGCCACAACCTCCACACCCAGAGCAGCAAGCCGCCGGGCGGCATAGCCGCCGGCAAACCCACCTGCTCCGGTGACCAGCACCTTCATGATGCGGCCTTTCGCGAAGGGGCCCTAGGCAACCTGCTCAAGAATGAGCGGTACCGAGATGCCGTGCGCGGCCAGAAGGTCGTCCTGGCTGCCATAGTTGTGAATGAACTCATCCTTGAGCGTGAAGGTGTGCAGCTTGCACTTGGCCTGAACGTCCCAGGCAATCTGCTTCACACGGGAGGACAGACCCCCCTCCGGCACATGGTCTTCAACCACGATGACCTGATCGTGGCCGTTGAGTGCGGCTTCAATGCCCGGACGGTCCAGCGGCTTGATCGTGTGTGCGGAAACAACAGACACAGACTTGCCCTTGGCTTCCAGTTCCTTGGCCACTTCCATGGCTTTGGCCATGATCGTGCCATAGGCAAGGATGCAGACATCCGTGCCCTTCTGGATGTAGCGGATCTTGCCGAACTCGAACTTGTCCACGGCTGTATCGGTAAAGGTGGGCTCGCCCGCCTTGCCAATACGCAGATAGACAGGGCCTTCCTTCTGGTAAGCGCAATAGCGTGTCGCTTCCACAAGTTCAGCCGGGTCGCATGGTGCGAGCACACGCATGTTGGGAATGGCACTCGCCACCGCAACGTCTTCCATCGTGTGATGCGTGCCGCCAAGCGTTGAATAGATAACGCCTGCGCCCATGCCCACAATCGTCACCGGCAGGTTCTGGTAGCCCAGATCATCACGCACCATTTCAAACGGGCGATAGAGCGTGAACGTCGCAATGGTGTAGGCAAATGGCTGGCAGCCCTTGAGCGCCAGACCGGCACACATGCCGATCATCGTCTGTTCGGCCACGCCTACATTGATGAAGCGGTCTGGATGGTTGGTCTGGAAATCCATCATTGGGCCGGCAGGCGAAATGTCTGCCACCACGATGTAGATGTCAGGGTTTTCGCTGGCGCACTCAAAGAGTGTCTGTGAGAACATATTGCGCATTAGTTGGCCTCGTCGATCTCGCGGATCGCCTGCTTGTATTCTTCAGGATCAGGCGAGCGGTAATGCCACATGGGCACGCTCTCCATGTAGGACACGCCTTTGCCCTTGGTTGTTTTGCAGTTCACCAGCAACGGCTTGTCACCTGAGCGGTTCTGCACAGCATTGAAGATCGCTTCGCTGTCATGGCCGTCAACTTCAACAGCTTCCCAGCCAAACGCTTCGTACTTTTCAACAACCGGATAGAAGCTTGGATGCGTGTCCGTGGTGAACGTCGCGCTCTGCATGTTGTTGTTGTCGATGAAAGCCACGAGGTTCGACACACCAAGCGACGACGCCATCAGCGTTGCCTCCCAGGTGGAACCTTCCTGCACTTCACCGTCAGACATCACCGTGTAGATCGTGCCATTGGTGCCGCGGGTTTTCTCTGCATACGCCATTCCCAGCGCCATGCCCATGCCATGGCCCAGCGAGCCGGTTGAGGCTTCGATACCCGGGTTGCCGTAGTCAGGATGCACCCCGAGGATACCGTGCGGTGTGCAATAGCCCCGCAGATGCTCCTCAGTGAGGATGCCAAGATCAACGAGCAGCATGACCTGAATCATGTAGCCGTGCCCCTTGGACATCAGGAAGGTGTCCGGAGCCTCATCCCCCACAGGATTGCCGTTGGGGCCTGGCCGCATCAGATTGTAGTAGATGCAATCCACGATCTCGGTAGACGAGAAAGCGCCGCCTACATGGAGCGCCGTCACATACTGCGTCATGTCCAGGATGCGTTTGCGGTGACGCTTGCAGCGATCCTTCGCGGCAGCCACATCGAACGCGTTTTGTTCAGTTGCGGTCATTCGGTTTCCGTGTCCTCTCCAAGGATCAGCGTCCAGTAATAGTCGCCCTTGTATCCGGCTTCATCGAAGATGGCTTTCCACTCATCGGGATACCCGTAGGTATAAGCGGTGAGAACCCAGTCCTCGAAAATCTCTTTTTCTTCCGGCGTGCGGTAGCTATCCACCTGCACATACGCCTTGTTGTCCCGCGCCACGCGCTGGATTTCAGACAGGGCGTTGATGAGCTGCGGCCGCTTCAGGTTATGCAGCGTGTTGAGGCAGATCACAGCGTCAAAGCTGTCGTCTGGAAACAGCAGCGGGTCATTGAGGTCATGCTGATGCAGACGGCCTACGACTTCCGGTTCGCAATTCATCATCGCGTAACCTGAGATGTCAGAGCCGAAAGCCTGAATGCCCGGCTCGGCAATCATGAAATCCTTGACCAGAAACCCCTTGGCACACCCAAGGTCCAGCACCCGGTCGCCCGGCTTCAGGTCCCAGTGCGCAATCATGTCCTTGGCAATGGGGACCCAGCGGCCATCATAGCGGTAGCCGCCATAGCCGACTTCACGCGGTCCATCAAAATACTCTTCGCCATATTCACGCGACAGGGCGATCAGCTCATCCGTCTTTGAGGACGCGCGCTTTTCAATGTTGCGCTTCTTGCGCGGAAAGGCGCTCAGTAGATTGACTTCAGCCATGAGGTTTCCGGTTCCGGTAGTGGGTGTCAGCAGTCAGGTTCGTTCAGCAGGTGCAATATCTTATGGCTGCGGGGCATTCAAGTCGGCGTCCTGGGTGAGCCGCACCGCAATATGCTTTGCCACCAGTTCATTGCCTGCATTCGACATGTGACCAAAAATGCGGCCTTCGTCATGCATTACGAACAAGCCACGGTAGGCATCCATATCGCGCAGACCAATATCCTTCTGCGGCTGCCACATATCCAAAGTGTCTATGCCCGCCTCTCGCGCGCAGTCGAGCACGTCAGCGGCGTGCGGCTGACGTTCGACAATATCAATGGCTGCACGCCCGCCGAACTGCATGACAAACAGCAAACGCACGTCCGCAGCATCAAGGTCAGTCTGCAGTTTTTCAAGCAGCTTGCAGCTCACAGCGACAGGGTCATTGCCCGCCGATACATAGCTGGTCTGCGATCGCGCCCAGTAGCCGCCAAAACCGGTACGCTCTGCAACAAAGGTCACCAGATAGGAATAGCCAAGGACGCTTAGTCCCCCCACTTCCTCAGCCTTCCCTGTAAACAGGGGCACGGGATCATAATGGCGAACCAACGCGCCATCCTCGACGGTGAACCATGGCTTGTTTGACCCTGCATAGGTCCGATACCCGCTGCGCAGGATGTCATCCTGAAAGAACGACACGACCACAGTGTGCGGCTCAACAACCGGCAACAGGTCATAGACCCGGCGTACAATCTGATCTGTCGCCCACCCACCGACGCCGCCATTGACCACCGGAACGTCGATCATCTGTTCCAGTCGCGCTGGCCACGTATATTTGTTGCCGACTTCAGAGCCGGCAGTAAACGAGTCGCCAGTAGCAAGGATGCCGCCTTTGGGCAGTACCGACTTCATTTCAAAATCGTTCATCCGCACGCCGTGAACGCCGGTAGTGACGGAAACGCCCTCCGGGTTGGCGGGATTGCCCGGCATGTTGGGCGCAAGTACCCAGCCCAAATCAGGATGATAGACATTCGCCGTCTGAGTCCGCAGCAGGGCCTGACGCTCAGCAGTGATGTTTCTGAGCGGCCAGAAATCGATCCCGTCCATCACCCGCACAACCACTTCGAGGAAGATGAGCCCAACCAGCACTGACGCGAGTACGACACCAGAATTTCCAAGAAAGACCTTGAAGGTTTTCCAACGGGCCGAGTCGCGGTCCGGCAGTCCGACATAGGCCACAACCGCCAGCAATCCGGCAAACAGGATCGCAAAAAGCATCAAAATAACGGTGGCAGTCCGTGACCAGCCAAATGCGAGGTAAAGGTAGAAGGCCTCTGTCAGCCCTAGCCCCAGCGGCTTTGCCAGAAAGGCCGAAGCCATGAGGAGAAGCGCAATAGCAAAGAGGCCGACTGCCACAAGGGCCAGCGTGGGCAATTGCCAATCGATTCTCTGCCATTGAGCGGAAATTTGCGATCGCGCTCGTTCAAACGCTTCAGCGATGGCCTTCACCGGCGTCCCCCGACCCCAAATAGCTGATTTTATTGGCCCGACGGCCATTGCTGCATTGCATTGCCGCGATGTGCCGGGTACATGAGCGGGTCTTACGAAATGAAGAGCAGAGGCGCAAGCAAATGAGCCACGCAGAGAACTTTTTTAAGCTGGCCGCAGACATCGCCCTAGGCCTCCCCGCAGCTGATGTGGATCGGATGGCCCAGGAGCTTGCAGACCTGCGTGAACGCGGCGGCCGCCTCTTTATTCTGGGTGTTGGCGGCAGTGCCGGCAATTGCAGTCATGCCGTCAATGACTTCCGCAAGCTCTGCAATGTCGAAGCCTATGCGCCGGTCGACAATGTGTCCGAGCTTACAGCCCGTGCAAACGACGAAGGCTGGGACACGATCTTCGACGCGTGGATGAAAGTCAGCCGCGCCAATGAGAAAGACGCGATTCTTGTATTCTCAGTTGGCGGCGGGAACAAAGAGAAGAACATCAGCCCGAACATCGTCAAAGCTGTCGATCTGGCCAAGGAACTTGGCATGAAGATCTTCGGTGTGGTGGGCAAGGACACCGGCCACACCGCCAAGCACGGCGACATCGTGGTGGTTGTTCCAAATCCTGATCCTGATCTGGTGACCCCGCACTCAGAAGCTTTCCAGGCCGTTGTCTGGCATTGCCTCGTGTCGCACCCAGCTTTGCAGGTAAAATCAACCAAGTGGTAGCAGGACCGGCCGGTTCTGACCTCAAGCGGGCCGTTTTCCTTGATCGGGACGGCATTATCAATGAGTCCGTCGTCCGCAACGGCAAGCCCTATCCGCCCGCAACACTTGAGGATGTTGTCATCCTGCCCGGCGTCAAAGACGCGCTAGAGCGTCTGAAGGCAGCCGGCTATCTTACCATCATCGCCACCAACCAGCCTGATGTGACCACAGGGAAACAGTTGCAGTCGGTTGTAGATGCTATTCACGACATGATGCGCGAAACACTGGCACTGGATGATATCCGTGCCTGCTTTTGCGTTGAAGGGCCTGATTGCCCATGCTACAAGCCAAAACCTGGCCTCCTGACCGAAGCGGCAAAAGACTGGAAAGTCGAATTAAAACAAAGCTTTATGGTCGGAGACAGGTGGCGTGATGTTGGCGCTGGACAGGCGGCAGGCTGCACCACCTTCTTTGTGGACTATGGCTATCACGAAGACCTCACTTTCACTCCGGACTTTACAGTTTCGGGGCTGAGCGAGGCGGCAGACATTATTATTTCCGGGCGCGCCGACTGATTTTCAGCTATCGCACCGTTGAAACTTGAAATTGTGCTTATTGGGGGGATGTACCAGATGCGCAAAGTTGAAGACCTGAAGGTCAAGATTTTCGCCGACGGCGCCGATATCGATGCGATGCTCAAGCTCGCAGAAAATCCGCTGGTTAAAGGCTTCACCACCAACCCGACGCTGATGCGCAAGGCTGGCGTTGAGGATTATGCGGGCTTTGCCCACAAAGTGATTGCGGCCATCCCGAACCACCCTCTTTCATTTGAAGTCTTTGCTGACGATGTAGCCGAGATGGAAGCGCAGGCGCTGGAAATTGCTTCCTGGGGCAAGAACGTCAACGTCAAGATCCCCGTGACCAATACCAAGGGTGAGTCGACGGTTCCTGCCATCCGCGCGATTTCAGCCAAAGGCGTGCAGGCAAATGTGACTGCCGTATTCACTCTGGATCAGGTGCGCGAGATCACAGACGCGCTGGACGCAGACACACCCGCCATCATTTCAGTCTTCGCTGGTCGCATTGCTGACACGGGCATCGACCCTGTGCCCGTCATGGCCGAAGCTGCCAAGATCATGAAGTCAAAGCCAAAGGCTGAACTTCTCTGGGCAAGCCCGCGCGAACTCCTGAACATCTATCACGCTGAAGACAGCGGCAGCCACATCATCACCGTGGCCCACGATATCCTCGGCAAGCTCGGCCTCATTGGCAAAGACCTGGACCAGTACTCACTGGAAACAGTGGACATGTTCTACAAGGACGCCACTGCGGTCGGTTACACGATCAACACCAATTCTCAGGCTGCGGAATAACAAGCAGCCAATAGCGTGATCTGCCCTGACCAAGGGCGGGTCACGCTGACTTTCATCCTTATTGCGAACGATTTGGCGAACGAACGGGGACTATTGTGTTCAAGAATGTGCTTGTGACCGGCGGTGCCGGCTATGTGGGAAGCCTGCTGGTACCGCAGCTTCTGGACGAGGGCTACAACGTGACTGTCTTTGACATCATGTTTTTTGGCGATGACTTCCTGCCCAAGGACAACCCCAACCTGAAGATCATCAAGGGCGACATTCGCGAAACCGCGAAACTGGCCGAAGCCTTCAAGGGCATTGATGCAGTCATCAGCCTCGCCTGCATTTCCAACGACGCAAGCTTCGAGCTGGACGCGAACCTTTCAACCTCCATCAACATGGATGCGTTTGAACCAATGGTCATCGCGGCGAAGGA from Pyruvatibacter sp. HU-CL02332 encodes:
- a CDS encoding glycosyltransferase; translated protein: MSSRRVLHVITSLDRGGTEGFLAGLAPKLRARGIEQEIAVMVDGGDHATTLRDAGFVVHELGMSRGVPDPRGLLRLARCMKAFNPDVVQGWLYHANLVAALVAAVSAPRAKLIWNIRSVEMDPADYGWSLRLVVKLGAWLSRRPGAVVFNSDAGREAHQKLGFSPEKLQVIQNGIDTQRFRPLPDRRDSMRASLGLGEHAIAAAVIARNDPAKDLPGTIAALDHAGGVTGVFVGTDTEKLDAGQHVVLGMRRDVPEILSACDMVVLGSKSEGFPNAVAEGMAAGLPAVATDVGDVSLIVDEYGRVVPAEDSMALSAAIATMAQLTPGERAAVGARARDHIERSFSMDVCVDRFAALYER
- a CDS encoding HAD-IIIA family hydrolase: MVAGPAGSDLKRAVFLDRDGIINESVVRNGKPYPPATLEDVVILPGVKDALERLKAAGYLTIIATNQPDVTTGKQLQSVVDAIHDMMRETLALDDIRACFCVEGPDCPCYKPKPGLLTEAAKDWKVELKQSFMVGDRWRDVGAGQAAGCTTFFVDYGYHEDLTFTPDFTVSGLSEAADIIISGRAD
- a CDS encoding transaldolase, with translation MRKVEDLKVKIFADGADIDAMLKLAENPLVKGFTTNPTLMRKAGVEDYAGFAHKVIAAIPNHPLSFEVFADDVAEMEAQALEIASWGKNVNVKIPVTNTKGESTVPAIRAISAKGVQANVTAVFTLDQVREITDALDADTPAIISVFAGRIADTGIDPVPVMAEAAKIMKSKPKAELLWASPRELLNIYHAEDSGSHIITVAHDILGKLGLIGKDLDQYSLETVDMFYKDATAVGYTINTNSQAAE
- a CDS encoding NAD-dependent epimerase, whose protein sequence is MTWLVTGAAGFIGSHAAHVLLDRGETVVGLDNLNDYYDVRLKEARLERLTSRDGFTFHKASLEDKPALTKIFEQHNIKKVIHLAAQAGVRYSIENPDAYIQANIVGFQHMIDLAKEAKVEHFVYASSSSVYGSNEKMPFATADSVDHPVSLYAATKKANELVAHTYSHLYDLPTTGLRFFTVYGPWGRPDMSLFLFTRKIIAGEPIDVFNHGKHRRDFTYIDDIVDGVIRVADNTPTANPDYDPLSGDPAASHAPYRVYNIGNNKPVELMTFIETIEKHLGLEAKKNFLPLQPGDVPATYADIEPLRRDTGFEPRTSIDEGIGNFIDWYRTFYN
- a CDS encoding methyltransferase domain-containing protein — protein: MAEVNLLSAFPRKKRNIEKRASSKTDELIALSREYGEEYFDGPREVGYGGYRYDGRWVPIAKDMIAHWDLKPGDRVLDLGCAKGFLVKDFMIAEPGIQAFGSDISGYAMMNCEPEVVGRLHQHDLNDPLLFPDDSFDAVICLNTLHNLKRPQLINALSEIQRVARDNKAYVQVDSYRTPEEKEIFEDWVLTAYTYGYPDEWKAIFDEAGYKGDYYWTLILGEDTETE
- a CDS encoding SIS domain-containing protein — protein: MSHAENFFKLAADIALGLPAADVDRMAQELADLRERGGRLFILGVGGSAGNCSHAVNDFRKLCNVEAYAPVDNVSELTARANDEGWDTIFDAWMKVSRANEKDAILVFSVGGGNKEKNISPNIVKAVDLAKELGMKIFGVVGKDTGHTAKHGDIVVVVPNPDPDLVTPHSEAFQAVVWHCLVSHPALQVKSTKW
- a CDS encoding transketolase C-terminal domain-containing protein; the protein is MRNMFSQTLFECASENPDIYIVVADISPAGPMMDFQTNHPDRFINVGVAEQTMIGMCAGLALKGCQPFAYTIATFTLYRPFEMVRDDLGYQNLPVTIVGMGAGVIYSTLGGTHHTMEDVAVASAIPNMRVLAPCDPAELVEATRYCAYQKEGPVYLRIGKAGEPTFTDTAVDKFEFGKIRYIQKGTDVCILAYGTIMAKAMEVAKELEAKGKSVSVVSAHTIKPLDRPGIEAALNGHDQVIVVEDHVPEGGLSSRVKQIAWDVQAKCKLHTFTLKDEFIHNYGSQDDLLAAHGISVPLILEQVA
- a CDS encoding transketolase codes for the protein MTATEQNAFDVAAAKDRCKRHRKRILDMTQYVTALHVGGAFSSTEIVDCIYYNLMRPGPNGNPVGDEAPDTFLMSKGHGYMIQVMLLVDLGILTEEHLRGYCTPHGILGVHPDYGNPGIEASTGSLGHGMGMALGMAYAEKTRGTNGTIYTVMSDGEVQEGSTWEATLMASSLGVSNLVAFIDNNNMQSATFTTDTHPSFYPVVEKYEAFGWEAVEVDGHDSEAIFNAVQNRSGDKPLLVNCKTTKGKGVSYMESVPMWHYRSPDPEEYKQAIREIDEAN
- a CDS encoding NAD(P)-dependent oxidoreductase, with translation MKVLVTGAGGFAGGYAARRLAALGVEVVALTRSSPVTPPDDADAAARFSVVHADLAAGEDLPAVDAVVHAAATSIWDGITVDQMLGDNVAATQALVRHALACEAKAFVFFSSFSAFGDVADDVVSDATPSVNPDAYGLTKLLGERLLEDVKDQLPSLSIRLPAVIGPGSKRNWLSECVRKLKAGLPLSYVNPDVRFNNACHIEDLTQMIFGWLSGERTGAHMTAVGAGGDMVVRDVVTRLAQGLDTTSEISVGDRKLRTFLIDSARAQDEYGYTPMSVSDMLDRFISENR
- a CDS encoding glycosyltransferase; the encoded protein is MSANKPNLMFLIRSLETGGAERQLVALANGLADTGWAISVVTYYPGGDLEGTLSPRIARHDLGKTSRWHLIGPLLTYLSLIRRIRPQAVHSYMDSANLLAAALRLFAKPHKLIWGIRTSDMRDGHQDALQKLLFRLETRLSRSADLIIANSQTGLAFAQSQGLSTSNGIAIRNGINTEKFSRNEQAGTALRNSLGIPAVAPVISIVARLDPVKGHGVLLEAFSILEDKHTHLIIAGGGPDTLRTGLEEQAASLGITDRVHFLGNVTDTQAVYSASDIAVLSSLYGEGTPNAPAEAMACGTPCVVTELGDGPFVVGDTGETAPPGDAQALSTAIGHLLHRVRSEPDLRHRARTRIEEELSVSKLIADTEAALERALEK